The Deltaproteobacteria bacterium nucleotide sequence TATTTCTAGCCTCAACTCTCATGCGACTACTCGTACCTCAGAGCCTCAACGGGATCCAGTTTAGCAGCGCGCCTAGCAGGATATACCCCAGCAAGCGATGTAATGATTAGAGAGGAAATTGCCACTATAATAAAATTTATTGGCTGCATCTCCACCGGAACCGTATCAAGAGAAAATACCGAGCGATCGATTTCAAATCCATAGCTCCTTAAAGCCAAGCACCCAAACACACCCAGAATAGTTCCCAAAAAAGTGCCGCTTGTTCCTATAAGGGCGCCCTGTATAAAAAAAATCTTCATTATAGAATCTGCACTGGCGCCCATGGACTTAAAAACAGCAATATCCTTTCCCTTCTCCATAACCACCATCACTAAAGTGCTAACAATAGAGAAACTGGCAACGAGGATTAACAATAATAGCACGATAAAATACACGCGCTTTTCCAAGCGTATTGCCTCCCATAGAGGCTTATTTGGCTCCGTCCAGTCAGTGGCATAATAGCCATCATCCAGCGCCTGCAAAGCATTCGCGAGATTATCGGCGATAGCAGTTGCCTCAAATATATTTTTAACAACTACTTCCAAACCAGTTACGCCTTTCTCAAACTTAAAAAACGACTGCGCTGCTTCTAAAGAGGTATAGGCCATGCCACTTTCGTATTCCACTAAGCCCGAACTATAAGTTCCTACCACTACGAACCTGCGCTGCTTGGGGATTAGCCCTTGAGGTGAAGACATCAAAGTGGGCGCAAAAAGGCTTACGATTGAACCATTTTCTAATCCCATAGAGCGAGCAAGTTCTCGACCGATAATCAGAGGAGAAAGTTTAATT carries:
- a CDS encoding ABC transporter permease, which encodes MILSVELFIAFRYLRSKRKEVFVSIIAVVSILSVAISVMVLDIVLSVMTGFENELRAKLIGANAHVVIRKFGGNVEQWKEVSDLVVRQNGIKGVFPYTYNQAMLTVSGGARGLIIKGIADEPLAKEKLEQYLEAGTTMSSLFSPAEVEILRPDGQKDLIKLSPLIIGRELARSMGLENGSIVSLFAPTLMSSPQGLIPKQRRFVVVGTYSSGLVEYESGMAYTSLEAAQSFFKFEKGVTGLEVVVKNIFEATAIADNLANALQALDDGYYATDWTEPNKPLWEAIRLEKRVYFIVLLLLILVASFSIVSTLVMVVMEKGKDIAVFKSMGASADSIMKIFFIQGALIGTSGTFLGTILGVFGCLALRSYGFEIDRSVFSLDTVPVEMQPINFIIVAISSLIITSLAGVYPARRAAKLDPVEALRYE